A part of Planococcus sp. MB-3u-03 genomic DNA contains:
- a CDS encoding 3D domain-containing protein: MKKLLAALGMAMLLLLGTSLTTSAASNVYTVKSGDTLYKISQQTKVSVTNLKSYNGLKSNLIFPKQQLKLKKTTAQTISKPSTPSSSKDKVVKEFTVSATAYTAYCKGCSGITRTGINLKKNPGLKVIAVDPKVIPLGSKVWVEGYGTAIAGDTGGAIKGKKIDVFIPTQSQALKWGRKNVKVKILK, from the coding sequence TTGAAAAAATTATTGGCGGCTTTAGGAATGGCAATGCTTTTATTACTCGGTACTTCACTTACGACTTCTGCAGCATCGAACGTTTACACAGTTAAAAGCGGAGATACACTTTATAAAATTTCTCAGCAAACAAAAGTATCTGTAACTAACTTGAAATCATATAACGGTTTGAAATCGAATTTAATCTTCCCGAAACAACAATTGAAATTGAAAAAAACAACAGCTCAAACTATCTCTAAACCATCAACTCCATCTTCAAGCAAAGATAAAGTGGTGAAAGAATTCACTGTTTCCGCGACAGCCTATACGGCGTATTGCAAAGGATGCTCCGGGATCACGAGAACGGGCATTAACCTGAAAAAGAACCCAGGGCTTAAAGTCATCGCAGTCGACCCGAAAGTCATCCCGCTCGGTTCTAAAGTATGGGTGGAAGGCTACGGCACCGCAATCGCGGGCGATACAGGCGGCGCAATCAAAGGTAAGAAAATCGACGTCTTCATCCCAACTCAAAGCCAAGCGCTTAAATGGGGACGCAAAAACGTAAAAGTTAAAATCCTAAAATAA